Sequence from the Syntrophorhabdaceae bacterium genome:
ATGGAAGAGGCATGTCCGAAAGGGAAGGGAGGGATGGTCGCCCTCATCGGCGCAGATATGGCAAAGATAGGACCTGTCCTCCAGGAGATATCCCATGATGATTATGTCGCTGTTCCGGCGAACCTGAACTCCGCAGAGCAGGTGGTCCTTTCCGGCAACATGGAGGCCCTGAAGGAAGGCGTCGAGAGGTTGAAGGGGACAGGGTACAAGAAGGCGATTTTTCTCAATGTCTCCGGTCCTTTCCATAGTCCGCTCATGAGGGACGCGGCGGAGAAACTGAAAGAGGAACTCACAAAGATTAATCAGGGCGCCATGAACACGCCTGTTGTATTTAACGTCGACGGGACGCCCGGGGATGACGGGGGTATCGTTATTGACAGGTTATACCGTCAGATGTTCTCACCGGTTTTGTGGGAGGTGTCTGTCAGGAGAATGATCGCAGAGGGAGTAGAGATCTTTCTTGAGGTAGGTCCCCAGAAGGTCCTTACGAACCTTATCAGGAGAATAGAGCCGAATGTGCCCTGTTACAATGTGGAATCTTTGGAAGATATAGAGGCAGTGAAAGGTATATTATAAACAAAGGATTTGTTTACTATGAATGATACTGTTACCATAGTGACAGGCGGCTCCCAGGGCATTGGCCGGGCCATAGCTGAATTTCTGGCCGATAAGGGCGGCGACATAGCGATATTCGATATTATCGATGGCGATGAAGTTGCCGGCATCATCAGGAATAAAGGACGGAGATGCCTGTTCTACCAGGTGGATGTTGCTGATCTCCAGGCCGTCGGCGAGGCCGTTGATGGTGTGGTGAAGGAGATGGGGAAGGTCAACAATCTGGTCAATAACGCGGGGATAACATCCGACAAGTTGTTGCTGAGGATGAAAGAAGAAGACTGGGACAGGGTAATCCGGGTCAATCTGAAAAGTGTATTCAGTTGTACGAAGGCAGTGATCAGACACATGCTGAAGACCGGCGGAAGTATCGTCAATATTTCATCCATAGCAGGGGTCATGGGCAACGCCGGACAGGCAAATTACGCGGCCAGCAAGGCAGGCATCATTGGTTTCACAAAAAGTGTCGCCAAAGAGTATGGCGAGCGGGGAATACGGGTGAACGCCGTTGCCCCTGGTTTTGTAAGGACCAGGATGACCGATGCGCTGGATGATAAGACAAAAGAAGGGATGTTAAAGGCGATCCCCCTGAAGAGGTTCGGAGAGCCTGTCGATATTGCATATCTGGTGTACTTCCTTATTTCGGGGTACGGAACATATATAACAGGGGAGGTGATAAACGTTAACGGCGGTTTGTATATGTAAACGGTGAGCATAGCGTAATAAGCATGAAGTGTTCAGCATCCTGGTGCTGACCGCTGAAGGCTGATGGCAATCTTTTAATAAAATCAGGAGGTGGTTTAATGACAGTCACTGAAAAGGTAAAAAAGATGATCGTGGACCAGCTTGGGGTTAGCGAATCTGAGGTAATGCCTGAGGCGAAGTTTATCGATGACCTTGGGGCAGATTCACTCGATATCGTAGAACTTATTATGGCCCTTGAAGATGAATATGGTATTGAGATCCCCGACGAAGACGCAGAGAAGATCGAGACCGTGGGGGATGCGATACGGTACATTGAAGAACACATGACTGAGAAAAAATAGAGAGGTGATACATTGAAACGCAGGGTAGTTGTCACGGGAGTGGGACTTGTCACCCCTCTCGGTGTGGGTATTGAAAATGTGTGGCAGCGCATCCTACGCGGCGAATCAGGGATAGGACCGATTACGCGGTTTGACACCACACAACACGAAACAAAATTTGCTGCTGAGGTGAAGGAGTATAAACCTGAGGATTATATCCCACCGAAGGAGCTCAAAAGGATAGATCTTTTTATTCAGTACGCCCTCACCGCCGCGAAGATCGCCATGGAAGATTCCGGCCTTGATATGGGCAAGGAAGACGCGGAAAGGGTCGGTGTTATTGTCGGCAC
This genomic interval carries:
- a CDS encoding ACP S-malonyltransferase → MEEACPKGKGGMVALIGADMAKIGPVLQEISHDDYVAVPANLNSAEQVVLSGNMEALKEGVERLKGTGYKKAIFLNVSGPFHSPLMRDAAEKLKEELTKINQGAMNTPVVFNVDGTPGDDGGIVIDRLYRQMFSPVLWEVSVRRMIAEGVEIFLEVGPQKVLTNLIRRIEPNVPCYNVESLEDIEAVKGIL
- the fabG gene encoding 3-oxoacyl-[acyl-carrier-protein] reductase; this encodes MNDTVTIVTGGSQGIGRAIAEFLADKGGDIAIFDIIDGDEVAGIIRNKGRRCLFYQVDVADLQAVGEAVDGVVKEMGKVNNLVNNAGITSDKLLLRMKEEDWDRVIRVNLKSVFSCTKAVIRHMLKTGGSIVNISSIAGVMGNAGQANYAASKAGIIGFTKSVAKEYGERGIRVNAVAPGFVRTRMTDALDDKTKEGMLKAIPLKRFGEPVDIAYLVYFLISGYGTYITGEVINVNGGLYM
- a CDS encoding acyl carrier protein — protein: MTVTEKVKKMIVDQLGVSESEVMPEAKFIDDLGADSLDIVELIMALEDEYGIEIPDEDAEKIETVGDAIRYIEEHMTEKK